From Hydra vulgaris chromosome 15, alternate assembly HydraT2T_AEP, one genomic window encodes:
- the LOC136092308 gene encoding protein APCDD1-like: protein MKSHFLLLVLVSSYSTKAANDKCEDFSKHISFHNPTVFYAPPSPIGSWTSSSCEVIPGPRYILRKWNIQESVFYGTIFHYSDSWCTQPLFSVQVSGPYKIHAATATPQAKTSQACEFKFEKIFYKTDNVTTLQETLELIKQKCIDAIPVLTMVKESDSENITWDLFINKNIKIENAAITKKHCRYYFGLHSSSYKKIRMIGLKKGFSNENDVLYFSDIPPKHHEKSKDYIGYGFQYGLFRVHRPNCPVCEVINISEEQPVLPPYDHSQDFIGGWVSSVCEAVNDNTFQTRYFEFYPPNGDNFGDVSLQINFYLDQNCKEKRLSIKARGKVDEISPHESVDGILKLSLILKSMLLTGYNGPTLGIMRQPDNRCGDSEKWKYGFEQDVTQTNGCKMLGLIVPKSSDMFIRVVSRQGKKELYIQDNDEKGTFFTDYLIPCNIASANISKMTTSELPTPRINLIPEAPDFDIMDQDLDSPSSNASSHRCSLVLLVLLKMLMQFFD from the exons ATGAAATCTCATTTCCTGTTACTAGTGTTAG TTTCTTCTTATTCCACAAAAGCTGCTAATGATAAATGCGAAGATTTTAGCAAACACATAAGTTTTCACAACCCTACAGTTTTTTATGCTCCTCCATCACCGATTGGTTCGTGGACATCCTCAag ttgtGAAGTGATCCCCGGACCACGTTATATTCTTCGTAAATGGAACATACAAGAATCAGTTTTTTATGGAACTATTTTCCATTATTCAGACAGTTGGTGCACTCAGCCATTGTTTTCAGTACAAGTATCGGGCCCCTACAAAATACATGCGGCAACTGCGACTCCTCAAGCAAAAACTTCGCAGGCTTgtgaatttaaatttgaaaaaatattttataaaactgataATGTAACTACATTACAAGAGACGTTAGaattaatcaaacaaaaatgtatTGATGCTATTCCTGTTCTGACAATGGTAAAAGAAAGTGACAGCGAAAATATTACGTGGgacttgtttataaataaaaatatcaaaattgaaAACGCCgctattacaaaaaaacattgcaGATATTATTTTGGTCTCCACTCTAGCTCgtacaaaaaaattagaatgattggattaaaaaaaggtttcagtAACGAAAATGATGTGCTTTATTTTTCTGATATTCCCCCAAAGCATCATGAAAAGAGTAAAGATTATATAGGGTATGGATTTCAATATGGTCTTTTTAGAGTTCACAGACCTAATTGCCCTGTTTGTGAAGTAATTAATATTTCTGAAGAACAACCTGTTTTGCCGCCTTACGACCATTCCCAGGATTTTATAGGGGGATGGGTGTCGAGTGTGTGTGAAGCAGTAAACGACAATACATTCCAGACTCGATATTTTGAGTTTTATCCACCAAATGGTGACAATTTTGGGGATGTTTCCTTGCAAATCAATTTCTACTTAGATCAAAACTgcaaagaaaaaagattaagtATTAAAGCACGTGGTAAGGTTGATGAAATATCTCCGCATGAATCTGTTGACGGCATTTTAAAGCTTTcgctaattttaaaatcaatgttaCTTACTGGTTACAATGGTCCAACTTTAGGAATTATGCGACAACCTGATAATCGATGTGGAGATTCTGAAAAATGGAAATACGGCTTTGAACAAGATGTTACCCAAACAAACGGGTGCAAAATGCTTGGATTAATTGTACCAAAAAGCTCAGACATGTTTATACGAGTTGTTAGTAGACAAGGCAAAAAAGAACTATACATCCAAGATAATGATGAAAAAGGAACATTTTTTACTGATTATTTAATTCCTTGTAATATTGCGTCtgcaaatatttctaaaatgaCTACAAGTGAGCTTCCTACACCTCGAATAAACTTGATACCAGAAGCTCCAGATTTTGATATAATGGACCAGGATTTAGACAGTCCATCATCTAATGCATCTTCACATAGGTGCTCATTAGTTTTGTTGGTTTTGTTGAAAATGCTAATGCAGTTCTTTGattaa